A genomic window from Prochlorococcus sp. RS04 includes:
- a CDS encoding cupin domain-containing protein: MMKNLFIAFAVALMLINPSISIAAESPVDVQEVFVGSETMDGDALKYPKGKAEIRLQRVELAEGGIVPLHSHPIPLLGNVEQGTIVVKREGMEDLTYTAGDTFIVGPKTPKHTMGNAKTDNAIVWFAAIGAKDVPILIPAEG, translated from the coding sequence ATGATGAAAAATTTATTCATAGCATTTGCTGTTGCATTAATGCTTATCAACCCTAGTATTTCTATAGCTGCAGAATCTCCCGTTGATGTACAAGAAGTCTTTGTAGGTTCTGAAACTATGGATGGAGATGCTCTTAAATACCCAAAAGGAAAAGCAGAAATAAGATTACAAAGAGTCGAGTTGGCTGAAGGAGGAATAGTTCCACTCCACTCTCATCCAATTCCATTATTAGGCAATGTTGAGCAAGGTACGATTGTTGTCAAAAGAGAGGGGATGGAAGATCTTACCTATACAGCAGGGGATACTTTTATAGTTGGCCCAAAGACACCAAAACATACAATGGGTAATGCAAAAACTGATAACGCAATAGTTTGGTTCGCAGCAATTGGAGCAAAAGATGTTCCAATTTTAATTCCCGCTGAAGGATAA
- a CDS encoding dienelactone hydrolase family protein has protein sequence MKGQWTKVYSGDLPLRSWWVDSGSDCKYISIVLPEVFGINHWIRSFSEKLAKQNVTVLALPLYGRTAPKLDLSYSEADLKLGRHHKNLTTSKNIIKDISAAMNWVKEKYPKKKISIIGFCFGGHAAVIASFLKGIDSTFCFYGAGITAPRKDTNFAPIDLLEKVSGKLNFICGSSDDLIPVQDRLEIKKRFKKIDPLEERFIYVEVKEADHGFMCEERESFHKDASLIGWNLLMKELNY, from the coding sequence ATGAAAGGTCAATGGACAAAAGTTTATAGTGGTGATTTACCTCTTAGATCTTGGTGGGTAGATTCAGGTAGTGACTGTAAATATATATCTATAGTTTTACCAGAGGTGTTTGGGATTAATCACTGGATAAGAAGTTTTTCTGAAAAATTAGCCAAACAAAATGTAACTGTATTAGCCTTACCTCTTTACGGTAGAACAGCTCCAAAATTAGATTTATCATACAGCGAAGCAGACTTAAAATTAGGCAGGCATCATAAAAATTTAACCACTTCAAAAAATATTATTAAAGATATTTCTGCAGCTATGAATTGGGTTAAAGAAAAATATCCAAAAAAGAAAATCTCAATTATTGGATTTTGTTTTGGGGGTCATGCAGCAGTTATAGCTTCTTTTTTAAAAGGAATAGATAGTACATTTTGTTTTTATGGAGCAGGGATAACTGCGCCAAGAAAGGATACTAATTTTGCACCTATTGATTTACTAGAAAAAGTTTCTGGAAAATTAAACTTCATATGTGGTTCTTCAGATGATTTAATTCCCGTACAAGATAGATTAGAAATTAAAAAAAGATTTAAAAAAATAGATCCGTTAGAAGAAAGATTTATTTATGTCGAAGTTAAAGAGGCTGATCATGGCTTTATGTGTGAGGAAAGAGAATCTTTCCATAAGGATGCATCATTAATTGGTTGGAATTTATTGATGAAAGAATTAAATTATTAA
- the speB gene encoding agmatinase, which translates to MDALEKESKLPLKGWETEVARAKEYGLEGAKSIVDRNISTFSRGELPHFAGINTFMKAPYVENVNEVGNYDVAIVGVPHDSGTTYRPGTRFGPQGIRKISALYTPYNYEMGVDLREQISICDVGDIFTIPANNEKSFDQISKGVAHIFASGAFPIILGGDHSIGFPTVRGVCRHLGDKKVGIIHFDRHVDTQETDLDERMHTCPWFHATNMKNAPAKNLVQLGIGGWQVPREGVKICRERSTNVLTVTDICEMGLKEAADFAIEKATDGTDCVYISFDIDCIDAGFVPGTGWPEPGGLLPREALKLLEYIIRKVNVCGIELVEVSPPYDVSDMTALLATRVICDSIAHLVVSGQLPRKSKPEWISDKCNMSVDQKWR; encoded by the coding sequence ATGGATGCTTTAGAAAAAGAATCAAAATTACCTTTGAAAGGATGGGAAACTGAGGTTGCCCGAGCAAAGGAATATGGTTTAGAAGGAGCAAAAAGTATTGTCGATAGAAATATATCTACATTTTCAAGAGGAGAATTACCCCATTTTGCAGGTATCAATACTTTCATGAAAGCTCCATATGTTGAAAATGTAAATGAAGTGGGAAATTATGATGTTGCGATCGTTGGTGTTCCACATGATTCTGGAACTACTTATAGACCAGGGACAAGATTCGGACCTCAAGGAATAAGAAAAATTTCTGCTCTTTATACTCCTTACAATTACGAAATGGGAGTGGATCTGAGAGAGCAGATATCTATATGTGATGTAGGAGATATTTTTACAATTCCAGCTAATAATGAAAAAAGTTTTGATCAAATTTCAAAGGGTGTTGCTCATATTTTTGCTAGCGGTGCATTTCCAATTATTTTAGGTGGAGATCATTCAATAGGTTTTCCTACAGTTAGAGGAGTTTGTCGCCACTTAGGAGATAAAAAAGTAGGGATCATTCATTTTGATAGACATGTAGATACTCAAGAAACAGATTTAGATGAAAGAATGCATACCTGTCCATGGTTTCATGCAACTAATATGAAAAATGCACCTGCAAAAAATCTTGTTCAATTAGGAATTGGAGGTTGGCAAGTACCAAGAGAAGGAGTGAAAATTTGCAGGGAAAGAAGTACAAATGTTTTAACAGTTACTGATATTTGTGAAATGGGATTAAAAGAGGCCGCTGATTTTGCGATTGAAAAAGCTACGGATGGAACTGACTGTGTATATATTTCTTTTGATATTGATTGTATAGATGCTGGATTTGTCCCTGGAACTGGTTGGCCTGAACCTGGGGGTTTATTACCTCGAGAGGCATTAAAACTTTTGGAGTACATTATCAGAAAAGTTAATGTATGTGGAATTGAGCTTGTTGAGGTTTCGCCTCCATATGATGTAAGCGATATGACAGCTTTATTAGCTACTAGAGTTATTTGTGATTCAATTGCACATCTCGTAGTAAGTGGTCAGCTTCCAAGAAAATCTAAACCAGAATGGATTTCAGATAAATGCAATATGTCAGTTGATCAAAAATGGAGATAG
- a CDS encoding hydrogenase maturation nickel metallochaperone HypA/HybF has protein sequence MHEVDMTKCLILSMEEWAEKKNKKKIVVEKINLKIGEFTCVEPISLINTFNAAVLGSWLDSSEITIETIPFEGKCSKCNRLYFPKKENGYKSPCCNFNLEEIISGRELKIASIDFKEK, from the coding sequence GTGCATGAAGTAGATATGACAAAATGCCTTATTCTTTCCATGGAAGAGTGGGCAGAGAAAAAAAATAAAAAAAAAATAGTTGTTGAAAAGATTAATCTTAAGATTGGGGAATTTACTTGTGTAGAACCAATATCATTAATTAATACTTTTAATGCTGCAGTATTGGGTTCTTGGTTAGATTCCTCTGAGATTACAATTGAGACAATACCTTTTGAAGGGAAATGCTCTAAATGCAATAGATTATATTTTCCAAAGAAAGAGAATGGATATAAATCGCCATGTTGTAATTTTAATTTAGAGGAAATTATTAGTGGGAGGGAATTAAAAATCGCATCTATTGATTTTAAAGAAAAGTAG
- the hypB gene encoding hydrogenase nickel incorporation protein HypB gives MHLPISDKIELNILHQNSHQAEKNKIKFNNYNLLCLNIMSSPGAGKTRLLEITLEDLSKKFHSAVLEGDMTTNLDAARLEKLNIPVVPITTGRACHLDANMVSGGLKLLEKKINPDLLDILLVENVGNLVCPAEFEIGEHFKVALLSITEGEDKPLKYPIMFREADLILITKVDLLPHLNFDINELKSNIASTNPKADVIEISSITKFGFDLWQDWISKKILKFKNN, from the coding sequence ATGCATTTACCAATTTCAGACAAAATTGAATTAAATATTCTTCATCAAAATAGTCATCAAGCTGAGAAAAATAAAATCAAGTTTAATAATTATAATTTGCTTTGCTTGAACATCATGAGTAGTCCTGGTGCAGGAAAAACGAGATTACTTGAAATAACTTTAGAAGATCTTTCAAAAAAATTTCACAGTGCTGTTTTAGAGGGTGATATGACCACTAATCTTGATGCGGCAAGATTAGAAAAATTAAATATTCCAGTAGTGCCAATTACAACTGGAAGAGCATGTCATCTCGATGCAAATATGGTTAGTGGAGGTTTGAAATTATTAGAAAAAAAAATAAATCCTGATTTACTAGATATTTTGTTAGTGGAAAATGTAGGAAATTTAGTTTGTCCTGCAGAATTTGAGATTGGAGAACATTTTAAGGTTGCTCTTTTAAGTATTACCGAAGGTGAGGATAAACCTTTAAAATATCCAATAATGTTTAGAGAAGCAGATTTAATTTTGATAACTAAAGTTGATTTGTTACCCCATTTGAATTTTGATATTAACGAATTAAAATCGAACATAGCTTCAACTAACCCTAAGGCAGATGTGATAGAAATTTCTTCGATAACCAAGTTTGGATTCGATTTATGGCAAGATTGGATTAGTAAAAAGATTCTGAAATTTAAAAATAATTAA
- a CDS encoding ABC transporter substrate-binding protein, translating into MFKKLRIFFASLLALILAISLSTLSSPAAPKGDPITLGYSNWAGWWPWAIAVDQKMFEKNGVNVQMKWFDGYVQSMETFAAGKIDGNSQTLNDTISFLPGENGGEVVVLVNDNSAGNDQIIADKSIKSVADLKGKTVAVEEGVVDDFLLVLALNDVGLTRDDVIIKGLPTDQAATAFAAGKVDAVGAFPPFTGTAMKRPGARVIASSKEYPGAIPDLLAVSGDLISERPDDVQKIVKTWWDVREFMEKNPRKSEKIMAKRAGIPTREYKQYKGGTRFFSLEENLEAFSDGFGMKYMPYAAKQMADFMVKVGFIPEKPDMSKLFDSSFVKNIS; encoded by the coding sequence ATGTTTAAAAAATTGAGAATTTTCTTTGCCTCTTTGCTGGCTCTAATATTAGCGATTTCATTAAGTACACTATCAAGTCCTGCAGCTCCAAAAGGTGATCCAATCACTTTGGGATACAGTAACTGGGCAGGATGGTGGCCATGGGCTATAGCTGTTGATCAAAAAATGTTTGAAAAAAATGGAGTTAATGTTCAGATGAAATGGTTTGATGGATATGTCCAATCCATGGAAACTTTTGCTGCTGGTAAAATTGATGGAAATTCACAGACTCTTAATGATACTATTTCGTTCTTGCCAGGAGAGAATGGAGGGGAAGTAGTTGTTTTAGTTAATGATAATTCTGCAGGGAATGACCAAATAATTGCAGATAAATCAATTAAAAGTGTTGCTGATTTAAAAGGTAAAACAGTAGCAGTAGAAGAAGGTGTTGTAGATGATTTTTTACTTGTTTTAGCTCTGAATGATGTTGGATTAACTAGGGATGATGTCATTATTAAAGGTCTTCCAACTGATCAGGCTGCAACTGCATTCGCAGCAGGAAAAGTTGATGCAGTTGGTGCATTCCCTCCATTTACAGGAACTGCAATGAAGAGGCCTGGAGCAAGAGTTATTGCTAGTTCAAAAGAATATCCTGGTGCAATCCCTGATTTATTAGCAGTAAGCGGAGATTTGATTTCTGAAAGACCAGATGATGTTCAAAAAATTGTTAAAACATGGTGGGATGTAAGAGAATTCATGGAAAAAAATCCAAGAAAATCTGAAAAGATCATGGCAAAGCGAGCTGGGATCCCAACACGCGAATACAAACAATATAAAGGTGGAACTAGGTTCTTTTCTTTGGAAGAAAATTTAGAAGCTTTTAGTGATGGGTTCGGTATGAAATATATGCCTTATGCAGCGAAACAAATGGCAGACTTTATGGTAAAGGTAGGATTTATTCCTGAAAAACCAGATATGAGTAAATTATTTGACTCTTCGTTCGTTAAAAACATCAGTTAA
- a CDS encoding ABC transporter permease has translation MVSSKLIKRDKYFLSLFSFGSEPKKLNKIFLQIASLLLPLLIWTLVCQLKLVSEMFLPSPLAVFYSLLEMAESGILFEDIFASTGRVFAGFIIATIFSIPLGILMGSFPSFCALCEPLIAMLRYMPAAAFSPLLIIYLGIEEAPKIALIFIGTVYFNVLMVMDSVKFVPKELIETTLTLGGNTKDLLIRVIARYSLPSIIDTLRINIATSWNLVIVAELIAAEVGLGKRIQLAQRFFRTDQIFAELIVLGLIGFALDMSFRLLLRRTCKWAV, from the coding sequence ATGGTTAGTTCGAAATTAATCAAGAGGGATAAATATTTTTTATCCCTCTTTTCATTTGGTAGTGAACCGAAAAAATTAAATAAAATATTTCTTCAAATAGCCTCACTTTTGCTTCCACTTTTAATTTGGACATTAGTTTGTCAATTAAAACTTGTAAGTGAAATGTTTTTACCATCACCTTTAGCGGTCTTTTATTCTCTTTTGGAAATGGCTGAAAGTGGAATATTATTTGAAGATATTTTTGCAAGTACTGGTAGGGTATTTGCTGGTTTTATAATTGCAACAATTTTTTCAATTCCTTTAGGAATTTTAATGGGTTCTTTCCCTTCTTTTTGTGCATTATGTGAACCATTAATTGCGATGCTTAGGTATATGCCTGCCGCTGCTTTTTCTCCTTTACTTATTATTTATTTAGGAATTGAAGAGGCTCCAAAAATTGCATTAATTTTCATTGGTACCGTTTACTTTAATGTTTTGATGGTTATGGATTCAGTAAAATTTGTACCCAAAGAACTCATTGAAACAACGCTTACTTTAGGAGGTAATACAAAAGATTTATTGATCAGAGTTATAGCCAGATATTCATTGCCAAGTATTATAGATACTTTAAGAATTAATATTGCAACTTCATGGAATTTAGTAATCGTTGCCGAGTTAATTGCAGCAGAAGTTGGTTTAGGTAAAAGGATTCAACTGGCTCAAAGATTTTTTCGCACAGATCAAATATTTGCAGAATTAATAGTGCTTGGATTAATAGGATTTGCTTTGGATATGAGTTTTAGATTGCTACTTAGACGTACATGTAAATGGGCTGTTTAA
- a CDS encoding ABC transporter ATP-binding protein yields MKLDVNNISKYFGEGSNRKKAIEGISFSISSGEFKTLVGSSGSGKSTILRIIAGLESPSKGNVKVDGKIVSGPGLDRGMVFQKYSLFPWLTASENIAFGMNLNSYKLKEIKYRTSYLLEVVGLQDSGNKYPKELSGGMQQRVAIARALATNPKILLLDEPFGALDLQIRESMQKFLYELWKKTSLTVLLITHDIEEALALSQQICILAPNPGRIIKEVKVDLQKGDLDKLKLDSDFAKLRYELSDFLRGLQKK; encoded by the coding sequence ATGAAATTAGATGTTAATAATATTTCAAAATATTTTGGGGAAGGCTCAAATAGAAAAAAGGCAATTGAGGGAATAAGCTTTTCAATAAGTTCTGGCGAATTTAAAACTCTTGTTGGGAGCTCTGGATCAGGTAAAAGTACTATATTGAGGATTATTGCTGGGCTTGAGAGTCCATCTAAAGGGAACGTAAAAGTAGATGGGAAAATAGTTAGTGGACCAGGATTGGATAGAGGAATGGTTTTTCAGAAATATAGTCTTTTCCCTTGGCTCACAGCATCTGAGAATATTGCCTTTGGAATGAATTTAAATTCTTATAAGTTGAAAGAAATAAAATATAGGACATCTTATTTATTAGAAGTAGTAGGTCTTCAGGATTCGGGAAATAAGTATCCAAAAGAATTATCTGGAGGAATGCAACAAAGGGTTGCAATAGCAAGAGCTCTAGCGACTAACCCTAAAATTTTACTTTTAGATGAACCTTTTGGAGCCTTAGATTTACAGATAAGAGAATCTATGCAGAAATTTCTCTATGAATTATGGAAAAAAACTTCATTGACAGTTTTACTTATAACCCATGATATTGAAGAAGCATTAGCTCTCTCTCAGCAAATATGTATTTTGGCCCCTAATCCTGGAAGAATCATAAAAGAAGTTAAGGTAGATCTACAAAAAGGAGATTTAGATAAATTGAAACTTGATTCGGATTTTGCAAAATTAAGATATGAGTTATCTGATTTTTTAAGAGGCCTCCAAAAAAAATAA
- a CDS encoding aromatic ring-hydroxylating oxygenase subunit alpha: MSTSFLPTWLYSEQKIFELELENYSKNYWHPLIFIGEIKPGEILEKKFFNQSLLISCSEKNLITVFKNRCPHRGSKLCLPKTKLNPSKNIFCPYHGWTFDSFGKLKTLPLKYNFESKIETEDYFLEKVNSLINGPLIWINFSNKPISIDDQIELVGRKCNDQWDMNYSIFSEFSDTLNCNWKIAHDNTLDDYHVAIAHKDTLHKEQGPIKNYRYFFSEFCNVLVTPLSSEGNLYTFGLLPWTHLIIWPGKGIVLINYLPKNIGQCIIEIKLASASLCKNDLENWKKSILEFLGEDKVIVESVHKSYLENFKLGPPNRLEQRILHWQNIYKDFLNASGISF; the protein is encoded by the coding sequence ATGTCAACTAGTTTTTTGCCTACTTGGCTTTATAGCGAACAAAAAATTTTTGAACTTGAATTAGAAAACTATTCAAAAAATTATTGGCACCCATTGATTTTTATAGGAGAAATTAAACCTGGCGAAATATTGGAAAAAAAATTCTTTAATCAATCATTATTAATCTCTTGTTCAGAAAAAAACTTAATAACTGTTTTCAAAAATAGATGCCCTCATCGTGGGTCAAAATTGTGTTTGCCAAAAACAAAATTAAATCCTTCTAAAAATATTTTTTGTCCTTACCATGGCTGGACTTTTGATAGTTTTGGCAAACTAAAAACCTTGCCATTAAAGTACAATTTTGAATCAAAAATAGAAACAGAGGATTATTTTTTAGAAAAAGTTAACTCTTTAATAAATGGACCTTTAATTTGGATTAATTTCAGCAACAAACCAATATCTATAGATGATCAAATTGAGCTTGTTGGGAGAAAATGTAATGATCAATGGGATATGAATTACAGTATTTTTTCTGAATTTTCTGATACCTTAAATTGCAATTGGAAAATTGCCCATGACAATACACTGGACGATTATCATGTAGCAATAGCTCATAAAGATACCCTACATAAAGAACAAGGTCCAATTAAAAACTACAGGTATTTCTTCAGTGAATTTTGTAATGTACTTGTTACCCCTCTTAGTAGTGAAGGAAATCTATATACCTTTGGATTACTCCCATGGACCCATCTAATAATCTGGCCTGGTAAAGGGATTGTTTTAATAAATTATCTTCCTAAAAATATTGGTCAGTGTATTATTGAAATTAAATTAGCCTCTGCTTCTTTATGTAAAAATGATTTAGAAAATTGGAAAAAAAGTATATTAGAATTTCTTGGAGAAGATAAAGTTATTGTCGAATCAGTTCATAAGTCTTATCTCGAAAATTTTAAACTTGGTCCGCCTAATAGACTTGAACAAAGGATTTTACACTGGCAAAATATTTATAAAGATTTTCTAAATGCATCAGGCATTTCTTTCTAA
- a CDS encoding LOG family protein yields the protein MKRNISTINNLKNLNLIINSDTYKLAHEDIGLLSRNEMRGVRMLLEITKPDLILEENKILSTIIIFGGASITEEANIKKRLENIEELLKKNPKSILLKRNLNRLENLLLMSHYYQSAREFSKLASISNQNKNCNSHVIVTGGGPGIMEAANRGAFEANCKSIGLNISLPNEQIPNAFITPGLCFKFNYFALRKIHFVMRSVAAVFFPGGFGTLDELFELLTLCQTGMKNKIPIILFGRDYWNKIINFEYLADLGLISDENLNLFQYADTASEAWEIIKSSKISA from the coding sequence ATGAAAAGAAATATATCCACTATTAATAATTTAAAAAACCTGAATTTAATTATTAATTCTGATACTTATAAATTGGCTCACGAAGATATTGGTTTACTTAGCCGAAATGAAATGCGTGGAGTCAGAATGCTTCTTGAAATTACTAAACCAGATTTAATCCTTGAAGAAAATAAAATTCTTTCAACAATAATCATTTTTGGAGGCGCAAGCATTACAGAAGAAGCAAATATAAAAAAGAGACTTGAAAATATAGAAGAGTTGCTTAAAAAAAATCCTAAATCGATCCTTTTAAAACGAAATTTAAATAGATTAGAAAATTTGCTTCTTATGAGTCATTACTATCAATCCGCAAGGGAGTTTTCTAAACTTGCTTCAATTAGTAATCAAAATAAAAACTGTAATTCTCATGTGATTGTGACAGGTGGGGGGCCAGGAATTATGGAAGCTGCTAATAGAGGTGCATTTGAAGCAAATTGTAAATCTATAGGGTTAAATATCAGTCTGCCTAATGAACAAATCCCAAATGCTTTTATAACTCCCGGTCTTTGCTTTAAGTTTAATTATTTTGCATTAAGAAAGATCCATTTTGTAATGCGATCTGTAGCCGCTGTATTTTTCCCTGGAGGTTTTGGAACACTAGATGAATTATTTGAACTATTGACACTTTGTCAAACAGGAATGAAAAATAAAATCCCAATCATACTTTTTGGTAGAGATTATTGGAATAAGATAATTAACTTCGAATATCTAGCTGATCTTGGATTAATTTCAGATGAAAACTTAAATCTTTTCCAATATGCAGATACCGCATCAGAAGCATGGGAAATTATCAAATCATCAAAAATCTCAGCTTAA
- a CDS encoding hemagglutinin, with product MELRFFPINIFRETPKVTFFDASIDSSNGSDVVIHSGEAISPPDDLKDEQYYVHNHQIDHNLVITGERKFVLINPSWDEPHHVIYLNRSMGALEIPVGTYHRSISGKEGSIVLNQPKRDKFFDPSKEFTPQKLDKINLIKARKSPPVYWIYENNKIKRVYLNPLERKVKTLV from the coding sequence ATGGAATTAAGATTCTTCCCAATAAATATTTTTAGAGAGACTCCAAAAGTCACATTCTTTGATGCAAGCATAGATAGTTCTAATGGTTCTGATGTTGTGATCCATTCTGGGGAAGCTATATCTCCTCCAGATGATTTAAAAGATGAGCAGTATTACGTTCACAATCATCAAATTGACCACAATTTAGTTATCACTGGAGAAAGGAAATTTGTTTTAATAAATCCTTCCTGGGATGAACCTCATCATGTGATTTATTTAAATAGATCTATGGGAGCATTAGAAATTCCTGTAGGAACTTATCACAGATCTATCTCAGGGAAAGAAGGTAGTATTGTTTTAAACCAACCCAAGAGAGATAAATTTTTTGATCCTTCTAAAGAATTTACCCCTCAAAAGTTAGACAAAATTAATTTAATTAAGGCAAGAAAAAGTCCGCCTGTTTATTGGATTTACGAAAATAACAAAATCAAAAGAGTCTATTTAAATCCTCTAGAAAGAAAAGTTAAAACTCTTGTTTGA
- a CDS encoding DUF3804 family protein, which yields MNDKETIISLLNEFADPKKMASFFVDNATPDFLFIRPSGNPIDAKGFEQMITGDIVQEKAEITKIHRFEFLSENIVMCIFTLGSKFTYRGTANDDLPTVTSIFKKVNNVWKIHWMQRSTGNSDLSLWD from the coding sequence ATGAATGATAAAGAAACAATAATTTCATTATTAAATGAGTTTGCCGATCCCAAAAAAATGGCCTCATTCTTCGTAGACAATGCTACTCCCGATTTTTTATTCATAAGACCGAGTGGTAATCCTATAGATGCAAAAGGGTTCGAGCAAATGATCACTGGTGATATAGTGCAAGAAAAGGCAGAAATAACTAAAATTCACCGATTCGAATTTTTAAGCGAAAATATAGTAATGTGCATTTTTACACTAGGTTCAAAATTTACTTATAGAGGGACAGCTAATGATGACTTACCAACAGTTACGTCAATTTTTAAAAAAGTAAATAATGTTTGGAAAATTCACTGGATGCAAAGATCTACAGGAAATTCTGATTTATCTTTATGGGATTAG
- a CDS encoding DoxX family protein — protein MKKSFLKNKSIKSFLDFFSRLSISAIFISAIPGKINDFERTVEYISSKGIPEPISSILLVGAIICLILGSGFFIFGENQKIGSVFLLLFIIPTTIIFHIFPFHQKAVLFNLALIGGLIITAIREPK, from the coding sequence ATGAAAAAATCTTTTTTGAAAAATAAAAGTATCAAATCTTTTTTAGATTTTTTTTCAAGATTATCAATTTCAGCAATATTTATCTCGGCAATACCAGGCAAAATAAATGATTTTGAGAGAACAGTTGAATATATTTCTTCAAAAGGTATTCCTGAACCAATTTCATCTATTCTTCTGGTGGGAGCAATTATATGTCTTATCTTGGGTTCTGGATTTTTTATATTTGGGGAAAATCAAAAAATCGGTTCAGTCTTTTTATTACTATTTATTATTCCAACAACAATAATTTTTCATATATTCCCTTTTCATCAAAAAGCAGTATTGTTCAATCTCGCATTGATAGGTGGATTAATTATTACTGCAATAAGGGAACCAAAATAA
- a CDS encoding carbon storage regulator CsrA, with product MFKKFILTSFLLFSSLITIYPSKKENTNFLDYCYSLEKIISRNTLEKSKNLSKNFKSLAKDITLFGTNKTRGNFANKIIDQYKNSKKLFIINVVPNQIYCLAGYWIEQVSPGKFESIFYEKTKQKINEYKNTKKEVDKIIKEINLEYKSIKKEINDFF from the coding sequence ATGTTTAAAAAATTTATTTTAACTTCTTTTTTACTTTTTAGTTCTCTAATAACTATATATCCTTCAAAAAAAGAAAATACTAATTTTTTGGATTATTGTTATTCTCTAGAAAAAATAATTTCTAGAAATACATTAGAAAAAAGTAAGAATCTATCGAAGAATTTTAAGTCTTTAGCAAAAGATATTACTTTATTTGGGACTAACAAAACTAGAGGTAATTTTGCTAATAAGATAATTGATCAATATAAAAATTCCAAAAAATTATTTATTATAAATGTTGTTCCAAATCAAATTTATTGTTTAGCAGGATATTGGATTGAGCAGGTAAGTCCAGGAAAATTTGAATCCATTTTCTATGAGAAAACCAAACAAAAAATAAATGAATATAAGAATACTAAAAAAGAAGTAGATAAAATTATTAAAGAAATTAATTTAGAATATAAATCCATAAAAAAAGAAATTAATGATTTTTTTTAG
- a CDS encoding DUF1543 domain-containing protein has protein sequence MEKLENNFLYLVVLGGRAKKANIELHDVRWVVGSKIEDTYDTLRKDWFGSPKGLHIDSYKKIKYIDGYKIILKNFENDKINKNQLANRTKHQKNLWFVNIGGYDSSSMQEKHEFGLVIASNKLEAKNKAKSKWLIGYEKKHKDDIDSIEILNSCDNCELIKKIGKWQIELTTDNNFIEENNYPDWYGYQKIDGI, from the coding sequence GTGGAAAAATTAGAAAATAACTTTCTTTATTTGGTTGTGCTTGGAGGTAGAGCAAAAAAAGCTAATATTGAACTTCATGATGTTAGATGGGTTGTTGGATCTAAAATTGAGGATACATATGATACTTTGAGAAAGGATTGGTTTGGATCTCCGAAAGGTTTGCATATTGATAGCTATAAAAAAATAAAATATATAGATGGCTATAAGATAATTTTGAAGAATTTTGAAAATGATAAAATTAACAAAAATCAATTAGCTAATAGAACCAAGCATCAAAAGAATTTATGGTTTGTCAATATTGGAGGCTATGATTCAAGCTCTATGCAAGAAAAACATGAGTTTGGTTTAGTTATAGCTTCGAATAAATTAGAGGCAAAAAATAAAGCTAAATCTAAATGGCTTATTGGTTATGAAAAAAAGCATAAAGATGATATTGATTCTATAGAAATATTAAATAGTTGTGATAATTGTGAACTAATAAAAAAGATAGGTAAATGGCAAATAGAATTAACCACAGATAATAATTTTATTGAAGAAAACAATTATCCTGATTGGTATGGTTATCAAAAAATAGATGGTATATAG